One window of the Doryrhamphus excisus isolate RoL2022-K1 chromosome 10, RoL_Dexc_1.0, whole genome shotgun sequence genome contains the following:
- the LOC131136864 gene encoding epithelial membrane protein 3-like isoform X2, whose translation MAYLLMFVTLLHLVTLAMLFISTMEKSWWVWDGVENSDLWYNCRYDNFSGTWLCASSKESEWLHAVQVLMVLSVVFSSVSFLVFLGQLFTMSKGGLFYFTGLCQVFAGLTALSAALIYTLHNKEILQDTREVTSGHFGYCFILAWVCVPLLLCSGVIYVHLRKKE comes from the exons ATGGCATATCTCCTCATGTTTGTTACCCTGCTGCATCTGGTCACCCTGGCCATGCTGTTCATCTCGACCATGGAGAAG TCCTGGTGGGTGTGGGACGGGGTGGAGAACTCAGACCTATGGTACAACTGTCGGTATGACAACTTCTCAGGAACGTGGTTGTGCGCTTCCTCCAAAGAAAGTG AGTGGCTTCATGCAGTTCAGGTGTTGATGGTCCTCTCTGTGGTCTTCTCCTCTGTGTCCTTCCTGGTCTTCCTGGGTCAACTGTTCACCATGTCCAAAGGCGGACTCTTCTACTTCACTGGGCTGTGTCAAGTTTTTGCAG GCCTGACCGCCTTGTCCGCAGCCCTCATCTACACATTGCACAACAAGGAAATCCTCCAGGACACCAGAGAAGTGACTTCAGGACACTTCGGTTACTGCTTCATCCTCGCCTGGGTGTGTGTGCCTCTCCTGCTGTGCAGTGGAGTCATTTATGTCCACTTGCGCAAAAAAGAGTGA
- the LOC131136864 gene encoding epithelial membrane protein 3-like isoform X1, translated as MGPGPGRAQLFGACMGGLVFYSNEKMAYLLMFVTLLHLVTLAMLFISTMEKSWWVWDGVENSDLWYNCRYDNFSGTWLCASSKESEWLHAVQVLMVLSVVFSSVSFLVFLGQLFTMSKGGLFYFTGLCQVFAGLTALSAALIYTLHNKEILQDTREVTSGHFGYCFILAWVCVPLLLCSGVIYVHLRKKE; from the exons ATGGGACCAGGCCCTGGGCGGGCCCAGCTTTTTGGGGCCTGCATGGGGGGGCTGGTGTTCTACAGTAATG AAAAAATGGCATATCTCCTCATGTTTGTTACCCTGCTGCATCTGGTCACCCTGGCCATGCTGTTCATCTCGACCATGGAGAAG TCCTGGTGGGTGTGGGACGGGGTGGAGAACTCAGACCTATGGTACAACTGTCGGTATGACAACTTCTCAGGAACGTGGTTGTGCGCTTCCTCCAAAGAAAGTG AGTGGCTTCATGCAGTTCAGGTGTTGATGGTCCTCTCTGTGGTCTTCTCCTCTGTGTCCTTCCTGGTCTTCCTGGGTCAACTGTTCACCATGTCCAAAGGCGGACTCTTCTACTTCACTGGGCTGTGTCAAGTTTTTGCAG GCCTGACCGCCTTGTCCGCAGCCCTCATCTACACATTGCACAACAAGGAAATCCTCCAGGACACCAGAGAAGTGACTTCAGGACACTTCGGTTACTGCTTCATCCTCGCCTGGGTGTGTGTGCCTCTCCTGCTGTGCAGTGGAGTCATTTATGTCCACTTGCGCAAAAAAGAGTGA
- the ccdc30 gene encoding coiled-coil domain-containing protein 30 isoform X2, whose protein sequence is MDHEGVRSEHDQISVQLQGDGLPPVVSSDEPQRNLWRRLLDTEAELQQSTQELRTIRSQQANEMKEVDSYVTHIRGLLQQRESVTAGYERDNEQLRQELHQIRQQQEIQSKELAEMLAQEDLGEMGLSSPSEQVAYLLVERSTLLERLEAAERSLETQSLSGNMRDVPPQGSSQTPWKKLFGLRRSGQSKTNITPAHSEELSHARNERQRLEHDLEEASSRLEMAHQEIRRLNSELDVAKINSLDACRSELQETLQELEILRKEVDKLKQCDMMKLQRAKEQSDRLDADNRSLRERVCSLESEKKKLLEALETSEDDQAPNHDRRQKHSEPQSNPADFSPEETDPSHKRCHAVIEDRLVHVRELERQLQRVRKEQEELEERNEELEALLGEAQNASKEEKHRHEGELEELHRRHLRESAPERLALLEARLTEEKDWRKQLELDLSAAQAALKKDKEALQIGERELKKLRLEVNSLQTECQQGKTLIKGLNQVKGEKAVLEEKLAQMERAHRRLQSEMECHKSSKQIYDLQEYRVQVDQLQEKTGLLTKELSSLQTEHNKLRDETASERKQTAELQAKLSDSIQKKLAVEGEKEKLEVELQHLKEQLQQREQLSLTNEALRRNLKCVNFESSFGPTEKTKETCLDQQENHMQTKQVEVQQLTSQHHLALQAQVNETQAHIKSLDIVLNQKAEEAKQMKQDLQRVQSLFTSAERELRYEKEKNMDLKRHNTLLDNEKLKLSAELNQVQTKLVQMEKSLHTQTAELERQQQRIRELELERARNSASRDVTTGLQEELQVERARVIAADKKVVELQQQLKTTQHQLRMEEARASETCRLERDSRDLSDTLSSLRAKQQEDHINRKLLEQREEELQHQVRSLRLKEATLTRTNAEFSHRAQQLESELNKAREEAKDSQASCRRLKDDLVGSQLECDRMQGELKQVFLQLNTNIMKHNEKQRRNKSKLHQARQLLLTATAQRDNTIQKLENELTLAASLSHKAKESIHNMMEENEKLLEERRMLLLKISEAEEMGNNGMRAASTVQHRVSVLEVENRRLQDETLKLSNQVSSLERALRNAQSFISSEDSKRMHCERILQRSTLSLTSASFDPRECLDAICRTKHVSDSTGASVSTPQPSEQGYLNLVSPLFPTDSTLGSPNSNDDA, encoded by the exons ATGGACCACGAAGGG gTGCGGTCAGAGCATGACCAGATTTCTGTGCAGCTCCAGGGGGATGGTTTGCCACCGGTGGTCAGTTCAGATGAACCCCAGCGGAACCTTTGGCGGCGACTCCTCGACACAGAGGCGGAACTGCAGCAGTCCACTCAGGAGCTGCGTACTATACGTTCGCAGCAGGCCAATGAGATGAAGGAG GTGGATAGCTATGTTACGCATATCCGTGGGCTGCTGCAACAGCGTGAGAGTGTGACGGCTGGCTATGAAAGAGACAATGAACAACTGCGACAAGAGCTGCACCAAATCAGACAGCAACAAG AAATTCAGAGCAAAGAGCTGGCAGAGATGTTAGCCCAGGAAGACCTCGGGGAGATGGGCCTGAGCAGCCCCAGCGAGCAGGTGGCTTACTTACTGGTGGAGAGGTCAACACTGCTTGAAAGACTAGAAGCTGCGGAAAGGAGTCTTGAGACCCAAAGCTTATCTGGCAACATGAGGGATGTCCCGCCTCAG GGTTCATCCCAGACTCCGTGGAAGAAGCTATTTGGCTTGCGCAGGTCTGGTCAGAGCAAAACCAATATTACCCCT GCTCACAGTGAGGAACTTTCCCATGCGCGTAACGAGCGCCAGCGGCTGGAGCATGACTTGGAAGAGGCGTCGAGCAGGTTGGAGATGGCTCACCAGGAAATCCGCAGGCTCAACAGTGAGCTGGATGTGGCCAAAATCAACAGCCTAGATGCCTGTA GGTCTGAGCTTCAGGAAACACTTCAAGAACTAGAGATTCTGAGGAAAGAAGTGGACAAACTGAAACAATGCG aTATGATGAAGCTGCAGAGAGCCAAAGAGCAAAGTGACAGATTGGATGCTGACAACAGAAGTCTGAGGGAGAGAGTCTGTTCTTTGGAGTCAGAGAAGAAAAAACTGCTTGAGGCG TTGGAAACTAGTGAGGATGACCAGGCACCAAATCATGACAGAAGGCAAAAGCACAGTGAACCACAGAGCAACCCGGCTGACTTTTCACCTGAAGAAACTGATCCATCTCACAAACG CTGTCATGCGGTGATTGAAGACAGGCTTGTTCATGTGAGAGAGCTGGAGCGCCAACTCCAGCGGGTTCGCAAGGAGCAGGAGGAGCTAGAGGAGAGGAACGAGGAGCTGGAAGCTCTGCTAGGGGAGGCCCAGAATGCCAGCAAGGAAGAAAAGCATCGTCATGAGGGAGAGCTGGAGGAACTACATCGGCGT CACCTACGAGAGAGCGCACCAGAGAGACTCGCTCTGCTAGAAGCTCGTCTGACTGAGGAGAAGGACTGGAGAAAACAACTGGAGTTGGACCTGAGTGCTGCACAAGCTGCCCTGAAAAAAGACAAGGAG GCTTTGCAGATTGGTGAGCGAGAGCTGAAGAAGCTGAGACTTGAGGTCAACAGTCTCCAGACTGAATGCCAACAAGGGAAAACACTCATCAAGGGACTCAACCAAGTCAAGGGAGAAAAGGCAGTCCTGGAGGAGAAG TTAGCGCAGATGGAGCGCGCCCACCGCCGACTCCAGAGTGAGATGGAGTGCCATAAGAGCAGCAAGCAAATCTACGACCTGCAGGAATACAGAGTACAGGTGGACCAGCTTCAAGAGAAGACTGGCCTACTAACCAAAGAACTCAGCAGCCTTCAAACAGAGCACAACAAACTCAG GGACGAGACGGCGTCTGAGCGGAAGCAGACGGCTGAGCTGCAGGCCAAGCTGAGTGACAGCATTCAGAAGAAGCTGGCTGTTGAAGGGGAAAAAGAGAAGCTGGAGGTTGAGCTTCAACACCTTAAGGAGCAACTCCAACAGCGGGAACAGCTCTCTTTGACTAATGAGGCACTTAGAAGAAACCTGAAATGTGTAAACTTTGAGTCAAGTTTTGGTCCTACAGAGAAGACCAAAGAGACGTGCTTGGATCAG CAAGAGAATCACATGCAGACCAAACAGGTGGAGGTGCAGCAACTGACCTCTCAGCACCATCTGGCTTTGCAGGCACAGGTCAATGAAACCCAGGCACACATCAAG TCCCTGGACATAGTGCTAAATCAGAAGGCAGAGGAGGCTAAACAGATGAAGCAGGACCTGCAGAGGGTACAGAGTCTGTTCACCTCAGCAGAGAGAGAGCTACGGTATGAGAAGGAGAAGAACATGGACCTGAAGAGACACAACACCCTGCTAGACAATGAAAAACTCAAg CTTTCAGCAGAGCTGAACCAGGTCCAGACCAAACTAGTCCAGATGGAAAAGAGTCTTCACACTCAGACCGCCGAGTTAGAACGCCAGCAGCAAAGAATCAGAGAACTGGAGTTGGAACGGGCACGCAACTCCGCCAGCCGCGATGTCACCACCGGTTTGCAAGAAGAGCTGCAGGTTGAGAGAGCAAGGGTCATTGCGGCTGACAAGAAG GTGGTAGAACTACAGCAACAACTCAAGACCACCCAGCACCAGTTGCGCATGGAAGAAGCCCGGGCCAGCGAGACCTGCCGCCTGGAGCGGGACAGCAGGGATCTATCTGACACCTTGTCATCCCTCAGAGCCAAACAGCAGGAGGACCACATCAACAG GAAGCTCTTAGAGCAGCGCGAGGAGGAGCTCCAGCACCAAGTACGTTCCCTGAGGTTGAAGGAGGCAACACTCACCAGGACCAATGCTGAATTCAGCCACCGAGCACAGCAGCTAGAATCAGAGCTTAACAAGGCTCGAGAGGAG GCAAAAGATAGTCAAGCATCTTGCCGTAGACTGAAGGACGATCTGGTGGGCTCTCAGCTGGAGTGTGACAGAATGCAGGGAGAGCTGAAGCAGGTTTTCctacaactgaacacaaatatCAT GAAGCACAATGAAAAACAGCGTAGAAACAAGAGCAAACTACATCAGGCCAGGCAGCTCTTACTCACAGCCACTGCACAGAGGGACAACACCATACAGAAACTAGAGAATGAATTGACTCTGGCTGCCAGCCTCTCGCACAAG GCAAAGGAGAGCATCCACAATATGATGGAGGAAAATGAAAAGCTTCTGGAGGAGAGGAGGATGCTGTTGCTGAAGATAAGTGAGGCGGAGGAAATGGGCAATAACGGCATGAGGGCCGCGTCTACTGTTCAACACAG GGTCAGCGTCTTAGAAGTAGAAAACAGGCGACTACAGGATGAAACCCTAAAGCTGTCTAATCAGGTCAGTTCCTTGGAGCGTGCCCTGAGGAATGCCCAGTCCTTCATTAGCAGTGAG
- the ccdc30 gene encoding coiled-coil domain-containing protein 30 isoform X1: MDHEGVRSEHDQISVQLQGDGLPPVVSSDEPQRNLWRRLLDTEAELQQSTQELRTIRSQQANEMKEVDSYVTHIRGLLQQRESVTAGYERDNEQLRQELHQIRQQQEIQSKELAEMLAQEDLGEMGLSSPSEQVAYLLVERSTLLERLEAAERSLETQSLSGNMRDVPPQGSSQTPWKKLFGLRRSGQSKTNITPAHSEELSHARNERQRLEHDLEEASSRLEMAHQEIRRLNSELDVAKINSLDACRSELQETLQELEILRKEVDKLKQCDMMKLQRAKEQSDRLDADNRSLRERVCSLESEKKKLLEALETSEDDQAPNHDRRQKHSEPQSNPADFSPEETDPSHKRCHAVIEDRLVHVRELERQLQRVRKEQEELEERNEELEALLGEAQNASKEEKHRHEGELEELHRRHLRESAPERLALLEARLTEEKDWRKQLELDLSAAQAALKKDKEALQIGERELKKLRLEVNSLQTECQQGKTLIKGLNQVKGEKAVLEEKLAQMERAHRRLQSEMECHKSSKQIYDLQEYRVQVDQLQEKTGLLTKELSSLQTEHNKLRDETASERKQTAELQAKLSDSIQKKLAVEGEKEKLEVELQHLKEQLQQREQLSLTNEALRRNLKCVNFESSFGPTEKTKETCLDQQENHMQTKQVEVQQLTSQHHLALQAQVNETQAHIKSLDIVLNQKAEEAKQMKQDLQRVQSLFTSAERELRYEKEKNMDLKRHNTLLDNEKLKLSAELNQVQTKLVQMEKSLHTQTAELERQQQRIRELELERARNSASRDVTTGLQEELQVERARVIAADKKVVELQQQLKTTQHQLRMEEARASETCRLERDSRDLSDTLSSLRAKQQEDHINRKLLEQREEELQHQVRSLRLKEATLTRTNAEFSHRAQQLESELNKAREEAKDSQASCRRLKDDLVGSQLECDRMQGELKQVFLQLNTNIMKHNEKQRRNKSKLHQARQLLLTATAQRDNTIQKLENELTLAASLSHKAKESIHNMMEENEKLLEERRMLLLKISEAEEMGNNGMRAASTVQHRVSVLEVENRRLQDETLKLSNQVSSLERALRNAQSFISSEQDSKRMHCERILQRSTLSLTSASFDPRECLDAICRTKHVSDSTGASVSTPQPSEQGYLNLVSPLFPTDSTLGSPNSNDDA; the protein is encoded by the exons ATGGACCACGAAGGG gTGCGGTCAGAGCATGACCAGATTTCTGTGCAGCTCCAGGGGGATGGTTTGCCACCGGTGGTCAGTTCAGATGAACCCCAGCGGAACCTTTGGCGGCGACTCCTCGACACAGAGGCGGAACTGCAGCAGTCCACTCAGGAGCTGCGTACTATACGTTCGCAGCAGGCCAATGAGATGAAGGAG GTGGATAGCTATGTTACGCATATCCGTGGGCTGCTGCAACAGCGTGAGAGTGTGACGGCTGGCTATGAAAGAGACAATGAACAACTGCGACAAGAGCTGCACCAAATCAGACAGCAACAAG AAATTCAGAGCAAAGAGCTGGCAGAGATGTTAGCCCAGGAAGACCTCGGGGAGATGGGCCTGAGCAGCCCCAGCGAGCAGGTGGCTTACTTACTGGTGGAGAGGTCAACACTGCTTGAAAGACTAGAAGCTGCGGAAAGGAGTCTTGAGACCCAAAGCTTATCTGGCAACATGAGGGATGTCCCGCCTCAG GGTTCATCCCAGACTCCGTGGAAGAAGCTATTTGGCTTGCGCAGGTCTGGTCAGAGCAAAACCAATATTACCCCT GCTCACAGTGAGGAACTTTCCCATGCGCGTAACGAGCGCCAGCGGCTGGAGCATGACTTGGAAGAGGCGTCGAGCAGGTTGGAGATGGCTCACCAGGAAATCCGCAGGCTCAACAGTGAGCTGGATGTGGCCAAAATCAACAGCCTAGATGCCTGTA GGTCTGAGCTTCAGGAAACACTTCAAGAACTAGAGATTCTGAGGAAAGAAGTGGACAAACTGAAACAATGCG aTATGATGAAGCTGCAGAGAGCCAAAGAGCAAAGTGACAGATTGGATGCTGACAACAGAAGTCTGAGGGAGAGAGTCTGTTCTTTGGAGTCAGAGAAGAAAAAACTGCTTGAGGCG TTGGAAACTAGTGAGGATGACCAGGCACCAAATCATGACAGAAGGCAAAAGCACAGTGAACCACAGAGCAACCCGGCTGACTTTTCACCTGAAGAAACTGATCCATCTCACAAACG CTGTCATGCGGTGATTGAAGACAGGCTTGTTCATGTGAGAGAGCTGGAGCGCCAACTCCAGCGGGTTCGCAAGGAGCAGGAGGAGCTAGAGGAGAGGAACGAGGAGCTGGAAGCTCTGCTAGGGGAGGCCCAGAATGCCAGCAAGGAAGAAAAGCATCGTCATGAGGGAGAGCTGGAGGAACTACATCGGCGT CACCTACGAGAGAGCGCACCAGAGAGACTCGCTCTGCTAGAAGCTCGTCTGACTGAGGAGAAGGACTGGAGAAAACAACTGGAGTTGGACCTGAGTGCTGCACAAGCTGCCCTGAAAAAAGACAAGGAG GCTTTGCAGATTGGTGAGCGAGAGCTGAAGAAGCTGAGACTTGAGGTCAACAGTCTCCAGACTGAATGCCAACAAGGGAAAACACTCATCAAGGGACTCAACCAAGTCAAGGGAGAAAAGGCAGTCCTGGAGGAGAAG TTAGCGCAGATGGAGCGCGCCCACCGCCGACTCCAGAGTGAGATGGAGTGCCATAAGAGCAGCAAGCAAATCTACGACCTGCAGGAATACAGAGTACAGGTGGACCAGCTTCAAGAGAAGACTGGCCTACTAACCAAAGAACTCAGCAGCCTTCAAACAGAGCACAACAAACTCAG GGACGAGACGGCGTCTGAGCGGAAGCAGACGGCTGAGCTGCAGGCCAAGCTGAGTGACAGCATTCAGAAGAAGCTGGCTGTTGAAGGGGAAAAAGAGAAGCTGGAGGTTGAGCTTCAACACCTTAAGGAGCAACTCCAACAGCGGGAACAGCTCTCTTTGACTAATGAGGCACTTAGAAGAAACCTGAAATGTGTAAACTTTGAGTCAAGTTTTGGTCCTACAGAGAAGACCAAAGAGACGTGCTTGGATCAG CAAGAGAATCACATGCAGACCAAACAGGTGGAGGTGCAGCAACTGACCTCTCAGCACCATCTGGCTTTGCAGGCACAGGTCAATGAAACCCAGGCACACATCAAG TCCCTGGACATAGTGCTAAATCAGAAGGCAGAGGAGGCTAAACAGATGAAGCAGGACCTGCAGAGGGTACAGAGTCTGTTCACCTCAGCAGAGAGAGAGCTACGGTATGAGAAGGAGAAGAACATGGACCTGAAGAGACACAACACCCTGCTAGACAATGAAAAACTCAAg CTTTCAGCAGAGCTGAACCAGGTCCAGACCAAACTAGTCCAGATGGAAAAGAGTCTTCACACTCAGACCGCCGAGTTAGAACGCCAGCAGCAAAGAATCAGAGAACTGGAGTTGGAACGGGCACGCAACTCCGCCAGCCGCGATGTCACCACCGGTTTGCAAGAAGAGCTGCAGGTTGAGAGAGCAAGGGTCATTGCGGCTGACAAGAAG GTGGTAGAACTACAGCAACAACTCAAGACCACCCAGCACCAGTTGCGCATGGAAGAAGCCCGGGCCAGCGAGACCTGCCGCCTGGAGCGGGACAGCAGGGATCTATCTGACACCTTGTCATCCCTCAGAGCCAAACAGCAGGAGGACCACATCAACAG GAAGCTCTTAGAGCAGCGCGAGGAGGAGCTCCAGCACCAAGTACGTTCCCTGAGGTTGAAGGAGGCAACACTCACCAGGACCAATGCTGAATTCAGCCACCGAGCACAGCAGCTAGAATCAGAGCTTAACAAGGCTCGAGAGGAG GCAAAAGATAGTCAAGCATCTTGCCGTAGACTGAAGGACGATCTGGTGGGCTCTCAGCTGGAGTGTGACAGAATGCAGGGAGAGCTGAAGCAGGTTTTCctacaactgaacacaaatatCAT GAAGCACAATGAAAAACAGCGTAGAAACAAGAGCAAACTACATCAGGCCAGGCAGCTCTTACTCACAGCCACTGCACAGAGGGACAACACCATACAGAAACTAGAGAATGAATTGACTCTGGCTGCCAGCCTCTCGCACAAG GCAAAGGAGAGCATCCACAATATGATGGAGGAAAATGAAAAGCTTCTGGAGGAGAGGAGGATGCTGTTGCTGAAGATAAGTGAGGCGGAGGAAATGGGCAATAACGGCATGAGGGCCGCGTCTACTGTTCAACACAG GGTCAGCGTCTTAGAAGTAGAAAACAGGCGACTACAGGATGAAACCCTAAAGCTGTCTAATCAGGTCAGTTCCTTGGAGCGTGCCCTGAGGAATGCCCAGTCCTTCATTAGCAGTGAG
- the ccdc30 gene encoding coiled-coil domain-containing protein 30 isoform X3, producing the protein MDHEGVRSEHDQISVQLQGDGLPPVVSSDEPQRNLWRRLLDTEAELQQSTQELRTIRSQQANEMKEVDSYVTHIRGLLQQRESVTAGYERDNEQLRQELHQIRQQQEIQSKELAEMLAQEDLGEMGLSSPSEQVAYLLVERSTLLERLEAAERSLETQSLSGNMRDVPPQAHSEELSHARNERQRLEHDLEEASSRLEMAHQEIRRLNSELDVAKINSLDACRSELQETLQELEILRKEVDKLKQCDMMKLQRAKEQSDRLDADNRSLRERVCSLESEKKKLLEALETSEDDQAPNHDRRQKHSEPQSNPADFSPEETDPSHKRCHAVIEDRLVHVRELERQLQRVRKEQEELEERNEELEALLGEAQNASKEEKHRHEGELEELHRRHLRESAPERLALLEARLTEEKDWRKQLELDLSAAQAALKKDKEALQIGERELKKLRLEVNSLQTECQQGKTLIKGLNQVKGEKAVLEEKLAQMERAHRRLQSEMECHKSSKQIYDLQEYRVQVDQLQEKTGLLTKELSSLQTEHNKLRDETASERKQTAELQAKLSDSIQKKLAVEGEKEKLEVELQHLKEQLQQREQLSLTNEALRRNLKCVNFESSFGPTEKTKETCLDQQENHMQTKQVEVQQLTSQHHLALQAQVNETQAHIKSLDIVLNQKAEEAKQMKQDLQRVQSLFTSAERELRYEKEKNMDLKRHNTLLDNEKLKLSAELNQVQTKLVQMEKSLHTQTAELERQQQRIRELELERARNSASRDVTTGLQEELQVERARVIAADKKVVELQQQLKTTQHQLRMEEARASETCRLERDSRDLSDTLSSLRAKQQEDHINRKLLEQREEELQHQVRSLRLKEATLTRTNAEFSHRAQQLESELNKAREEAKDSQASCRRLKDDLVGSQLECDRMQGELKQVFLQLNTNIMKHNEKQRRNKSKLHQARQLLLTATAQRDNTIQKLENELTLAASLSHKAKESIHNMMEENEKLLEERRMLLLKISEAEEMGNNGMRAASTVQHRVSVLEVENRRLQDETLKLSNQVSSLERALRNAQSFISSEQDSKRMHCERILQRSTLSLTSASFDPRECLDAICRTKHVSDSTGASVSTPQPSEQGYLNLVSPLFPTDSTLGSPNSNDDA; encoded by the exons ATGGACCACGAAGGG gTGCGGTCAGAGCATGACCAGATTTCTGTGCAGCTCCAGGGGGATGGTTTGCCACCGGTGGTCAGTTCAGATGAACCCCAGCGGAACCTTTGGCGGCGACTCCTCGACACAGAGGCGGAACTGCAGCAGTCCACTCAGGAGCTGCGTACTATACGTTCGCAGCAGGCCAATGAGATGAAGGAG GTGGATAGCTATGTTACGCATATCCGTGGGCTGCTGCAACAGCGTGAGAGTGTGACGGCTGGCTATGAAAGAGACAATGAACAACTGCGACAAGAGCTGCACCAAATCAGACAGCAACAAG AAATTCAGAGCAAAGAGCTGGCAGAGATGTTAGCCCAGGAAGACCTCGGGGAGATGGGCCTGAGCAGCCCCAGCGAGCAGGTGGCTTACTTACTGGTGGAGAGGTCAACACTGCTTGAAAGACTAGAAGCTGCGGAAAGGAGTCTTGAGACCCAAAGCTTATCTGGCAACATGAGGGATGTCCCGCCTCAG GCTCACAGTGAGGAACTTTCCCATGCGCGTAACGAGCGCCAGCGGCTGGAGCATGACTTGGAAGAGGCGTCGAGCAGGTTGGAGATGGCTCACCAGGAAATCCGCAGGCTCAACAGTGAGCTGGATGTGGCCAAAATCAACAGCCTAGATGCCTGTA GGTCTGAGCTTCAGGAAACACTTCAAGAACTAGAGATTCTGAGGAAAGAAGTGGACAAACTGAAACAATGCG aTATGATGAAGCTGCAGAGAGCCAAAGAGCAAAGTGACAGATTGGATGCTGACAACAGAAGTCTGAGGGAGAGAGTCTGTTCTTTGGAGTCAGAGAAGAAAAAACTGCTTGAGGCG TTGGAAACTAGTGAGGATGACCAGGCACCAAATCATGACAGAAGGCAAAAGCACAGTGAACCACAGAGCAACCCGGCTGACTTTTCACCTGAAGAAACTGATCCATCTCACAAACG CTGTCATGCGGTGATTGAAGACAGGCTTGTTCATGTGAGAGAGCTGGAGCGCCAACTCCAGCGGGTTCGCAAGGAGCAGGAGGAGCTAGAGGAGAGGAACGAGGAGCTGGAAGCTCTGCTAGGGGAGGCCCAGAATGCCAGCAAGGAAGAAAAGCATCGTCATGAGGGAGAGCTGGAGGAACTACATCGGCGT CACCTACGAGAGAGCGCACCAGAGAGACTCGCTCTGCTAGAAGCTCGTCTGACTGAGGAGAAGGACTGGAGAAAACAACTGGAGTTGGACCTGAGTGCTGCACAAGCTGCCCTGAAAAAAGACAAGGAG GCTTTGCAGATTGGTGAGCGAGAGCTGAAGAAGCTGAGACTTGAGGTCAACAGTCTCCAGACTGAATGCCAACAAGGGAAAACACTCATCAAGGGACTCAACCAAGTCAAGGGAGAAAAGGCAGTCCTGGAGGAGAAG TTAGCGCAGATGGAGCGCGCCCACCGCCGACTCCAGAGTGAGATGGAGTGCCATAAGAGCAGCAAGCAAATCTACGACCTGCAGGAATACAGAGTACAGGTGGACCAGCTTCAAGAGAAGACTGGCCTACTAACCAAAGAACTCAGCAGCCTTCAAACAGAGCACAACAAACTCAG GGACGAGACGGCGTCTGAGCGGAAGCAGACGGCTGAGCTGCAGGCCAAGCTGAGTGACAGCATTCAGAAGAAGCTGGCTGTTGAAGGGGAAAAAGAGAAGCTGGAGGTTGAGCTTCAACACCTTAAGGAGCAACTCCAACAGCGGGAACAGCTCTCTTTGACTAATGAGGCACTTAGAAGAAACCTGAAATGTGTAAACTTTGAGTCAAGTTTTGGTCCTACAGAGAAGACCAAAGAGACGTGCTTGGATCAG CAAGAGAATCACATGCAGACCAAACAGGTGGAGGTGCAGCAACTGACCTCTCAGCACCATCTGGCTTTGCAGGCACAGGTCAATGAAACCCAGGCACACATCAAG TCCCTGGACATAGTGCTAAATCAGAAGGCAGAGGAGGCTAAACAGATGAAGCAGGACCTGCAGAGGGTACAGAGTCTGTTCACCTCAGCAGAGAGAGAGCTACGGTATGAGAAGGAGAAGAACATGGACCTGAAGAGACACAACACCCTGCTAGACAATGAAAAACTCAAg CTTTCAGCAGAGCTGAACCAGGTCCAGACCAAACTAGTCCAGATGGAAAAGAGTCTTCACACTCAGACCGCCGAGTTAGAACGCCAGCAGCAAAGAATCAGAGAACTGGAGTTGGAACGGGCACGCAACTCCGCCAGCCGCGATGTCACCACCGGTTTGCAAGAAGAGCTGCAGGTTGAGAGAGCAAGGGTCATTGCGGCTGACAAGAAG GTGGTAGAACTACAGCAACAACTCAAGACCACCCAGCACCAGTTGCGCATGGAAGAAGCCCGGGCCAGCGAGACCTGCCGCCTGGAGCGGGACAGCAGGGATCTATCTGACACCTTGTCATCCCTCAGAGCCAAACAGCAGGAGGACCACATCAACAG GAAGCTCTTAGAGCAGCGCGAGGAGGAGCTCCAGCACCAAGTACGTTCCCTGAGGTTGAAGGAGGCAACACTCACCAGGACCAATGCTGAATTCAGCCACCGAGCACAGCAGCTAGAATCAGAGCTTAACAAGGCTCGAGAGGAG GCAAAAGATAGTCAAGCATCTTGCCGTAGACTGAAGGACGATCTGGTGGGCTCTCAGCTGGAGTGTGACAGAATGCAGGGAGAGCTGAAGCAGGTTTTCctacaactgaacacaaatatCAT GAAGCACAATGAAAAACAGCGTAGAAACAAGAGCAAACTACATCAGGCCAGGCAGCTCTTACTCACAGCCACTGCACAGAGGGACAACACCATACAGAAACTAGAGAATGAATTGACTCTGGCTGCCAGCCTCTCGCACAAG GCAAAGGAGAGCATCCACAATATGATGGAGGAAAATGAAAAGCTTCTGGAGGAGAGGAGGATGCTGTTGCTGAAGATAAGTGAGGCGGAGGAAATGGGCAATAACGGCATGAGGGCCGCGTCTACTGTTCAACACAG GGTCAGCGTCTTAGAAGTAGAAAACAGGCGACTACAGGATGAAACCCTAAAGCTGTCTAATCAGGTCAGTTCCTTGGAGCGTGCCCTGAGGAATGCCCAGTCCTTCATTAGCAGTGAG